The following proteins come from a genomic window of Mariniflexile sp. TRM1-10:
- the tatC gene encoding twin-arginine translocase subunit TatC, with amino-acid sequence MAKKNINEMSFLDHLEELRWRLIKITLAIVIVGTLAFIFSRFIFDDIIFAPLDMNFPTYDFLCRIATYMNLDTSFCNDEVPLILQNRTMAGQFSADIWTAVLAGFIISFPYVIYQLWQFVSPGLHANERKHSRGFIVISSLLFFLGALFGYYIITPLSINFLANYSISSRVDNQIDISSFIGLVRSSVLASGIIFELPIIIYFLTKIGLVTPEFLRKYRKYALILVLVLSAIITPPDIASQVIVAIPILILYEVSIIIAKIVVRNQNRKLKKHV; translated from the coding sequence ATGGCGAAAAAAAATATAAACGAGATGTCTTTTTTAGACCATCTTGAAGAGTTACGCTGGCGTCTTATTAAAATTACTTTAGCAATAGTAATTGTAGGTACTTTGGCGTTTATTTTTAGTAGATTCATTTTTGACGATATCATTTTCGCTCCACTGGACATGAATTTTCCAACCTACGATTTTTTATGTAGAATAGCAACCTATATGAATCTGGATACCAGTTTCTGTAACGATGAAGTGCCTCTTATTTTACAAAATAGAACGATGGCAGGGCAGTTTTCGGCAGATATTTGGACCGCTGTTTTAGCTGGATTTATTATTTCATTTCCTTATGTTATTTACCAGTTATGGCAATTTGTTAGCCCTGGCCTGCATGCAAACGAACGTAAACATTCCCGTGGGTTTATAGTAATCTCTTCGTTACTGTTCTTTTTAGGTGCTTTGTTTGGTTATTACATTATCACGCCGTTATCTATTAACTTTTTGGCAAATTACAGTATATCATCACGAGTTGACAATCAAATAGATATTAGCTCGTTTATAGGGTTGGTACGTTCATCGGTGTTAGCATCAGGCATTATTTTCGAATTACCTATCATCATTTATTTTTTAACAAAAATCGGTTTAGTAACCCCCGAATTTTTAAGAAAATATAGAAAATACGCCTTAATACTTGTATTGGTTTTATCTGCTATCATTACACCCCCAGATATAGCAAGTCAGGTTATTGTAGCCATTCCTATTTTAATTCTATATGAAGTAAGCATTATTATTGCTAAAATTGTAGTACGCAACCAAAATCGTAAACTAAAAAAACATGTCTGA
- a CDS encoding carboxymuconolactone decarboxylase family protein yields MSDTVTEFNEYRSKMNDKILADNNKIIKRIFNLDTNAYAAGALDVKTKELLGLVASAVLRCDDCVKYHLETSYKLGLTKDEVVEALSIATLVGGTIVIPHLRRAYEFWDALEQQR; encoded by the coding sequence ATGTCTGATACCGTTACCGAATTTAATGAGTATCGTTCTAAAATGAACGACAAAATTTTAGCCGACAATAACAAAATCATCAAACGTATTTTTAATTTGGATACGAACGCTTACGCAGCAGGTGCTTTAGACGTAAAAACCAAAGAACTTTTAGGTTTGGTAGCTTCAGCAGTTTTACGTTGTGATGATTGTGTTAAATACCATTTAGAAACAAGCTACAAATTAGGTTTAACAAAAGACGAAGTGGTTGAAGCTTTAAGTATTGCGACTTTGGTGGGTGGTACTATAGTCATTCCGCATTTACGTCGCGCTTACGAATTTTGGGACGCCTTGGAACAACAGCGTTAA
- the lptB gene encoding LPS export ABC transporter ATP-binding protein gives MILRAQNLMKSYSGRKVVKDVSLQVEQGEIVGLLGPNGAGKTTSFYMTVGLIKPNSGHIFLDNTEITQYPMYKRAQNGIGYLAQEASVFRKLSIEDNILSVLQLTKLSKKEQEYKMESLIEEFGLGHIRKSRGDLLSGGERRRTEIARALATDPSFILLDEPFAGVDPVAVEDIQRIVAQLTKKNIGILITDHNVQETLAITDRTYLMFEGSILKAGEPEELANDEMVRKVYLGQNFELRKKKIRE, from the coding sequence ATGATTTTAAGAGCTCAAAATTTAATGAAGTCCTACAGCGGACGAAAAGTGGTGAAAGATGTGTCTTTACAAGTTGAACAAGGTGAAATTGTTGGACTTTTGGGACCTAATGGTGCAGGTAAAACAACCTCGTTCTATATGACGGTTGGCTTAATTAAACCTAACAGTGGCCATATTTTTTTAGATAATACTGAAATCACACAATATCCCATGTACAAACGTGCACAAAACGGCATTGGCTATTTGGCACAAGAAGCATCGGTTTTTAGAAAACTAAGTATTGAAGATAACATTCTAAGTGTACTGCAACTTACCAAGCTTAGTAAAAAAGAGCAAGAATATAAAATGGAATCGCTTATTGAAGAGTTTGGTTTAGGGCACATTCGTAAGAGTCGAGGTGATTTATTATCCGGTGGCGAGCGCAGACGTACCGAAATTGCACGTGCCTTAGCAACCGACCCTAGTTTTATTTTATTGGATGAGCCTTTTGCTGGGGTTGACCCCGTAGCGGTTGAAGATATTCAACGTATTGTTGCACAACTTACCAAAAAGAATATTGGTATTTTAATTACCGACCACAACGTACAGGAAACGCTTGCTATTACTGATAGAACCTATTTAATGTTTGAAGGCAGTATTCTTAAAGCAGGTGAACCTGAAGAATTGGCGAATGACGAAATGGTACGTAAAGTGTACTTAGGCCAAAACTTCGAGTTACGTAAAAAGAAAATTCGCGAATAA